In Candidatus Manganitrophus noduliformans, the genomic stretch CGTTCTGGGCTTCGGCAAGAAGGTCAACGTGGCGATTCGCAACGCCACCATCAGACCGAAACGTCCCCGAACAGGCGGCTCGGTCACGATCGGTTTTGAAGTGGTGAACAAGGGCTCGCGGCGGCAACGGGTGCTGGTTGATTTCCGCGTCCACTTCGTGAAGGCCGACGGCAAAACCAGCCCGAAAGTTTTTAAACTCAAAACAATCGAGCTCGCCCCGAAAGAAACCCTCCCGCTCGGAAAGACAATCTCGTTGACGGAGATGACGACGCGGAAGCACTATCCCGGAACGCACCGGGTGGAGGTCATGTTGAATGGTGCGGTGAACCTGCTGGGATCGTTTGAGTTGGTAAAACGTATCGATTATAAATAGATCTGTCCCCTTTTCTAATGAACATCCTGATCAACATAAGTCGCCTAACAAGGCGCCAACCCTAAATAAGGAGAACCGCCATGGCCAAAGTCGCGCTGTTGGTTCGACTGGAAGCAAAACCCGGAAAAGAAAAAGAAGTGGAAGATTTCCTTCGCGGAGGCTTGTCGATCGTCCAAGAAGAGCCGGCCACAACTGCATGGTTTGCCATCCGATTGGGGCCGTCGACATTCGGCATTTTCGACGCCTTCCCGGATGAGGCGGGGCGGCAGGCGCACCTCTCGGGCCGCGTCGCCGCGGCGCTGATGGCCAAGGCGCCCGAGCTTTTGGCGAAGCCCCCCGACATCCAGAAGGTCGATGTCCTTGCGGCCAAGCTTCCGGGATAGATCGAGAGCATCAAACGAAAAGTCGGTCGATTTA encodes the following:
- a CDS encoding putative quinol monooxygenase, giving the protein MAKVALLVRLEAKPGKEKEVEDFLRGGLSIVQEEPATTAWFAIRLGPSTFGIFDAFPDEAGRQAHLSGRVAAALMAKAPELLAKPPDIQKVDVLAAKLPG